From Suncus etruscus isolate mSunEtr1 chromosome 6, mSunEtr1.pri.cur, whole genome shotgun sequence, one genomic window encodes:
- the LOC126011337 gene encoding 40S ribosomal protein S16-like — translation MPSKGPLQSVQVFGRKKTATAVAHCKRGNGLIKVNGQPLEMIEPRTLQYKLLEPVLLLGKERFAGVDIRVRVKGGGHVAQIYAIRQSISKALVAYYQKYVDEASKKEIKDILIQYDRTLLVADPRRCESKKFGGPGARARYQKFYR, via the coding sequence ATGCCGTCTAAAGGGCCGCTGCAGTCCGTGCAGGTCTTCGGACGCAAGAAGACGGCCACGGCCGTGGCGCACTGCAAGCGGGGCAATGGCCTCATCAAGGTGAACGGGCAGCCCCTGGAAATGATCGAGCCGCGCACACTGCAGTACAAGCTCCTGGAGCCTGTTCTGCTGCTGGGCAAGGAGCGATTTGCTGGTGTGGACATCCGCGTCCGGGTGAAAGGGGGTGGTCATGTGGCTCAGATCTATGCCATCCGCCAGTCCATCTCCAAAGCCTTGGTGGCCTATTACCAGAAATATGTGGATGAGGCCTCCAAGAAGGAGATCAAAGACATTCTCATTCAATATGACCGGACCCTGCTGGTAGCTGATCCCAGGCGCTGCGAGTCCAAAAAGTTTGGAGGACCTGGAGCCCGTGCTCGCTACCAGAAATTCTACCGATAA